From the Quercus lobata isolate SW786 chromosome 6, ValleyOak3.0 Primary Assembly, whole genome shotgun sequence genome, one window contains:
- the LOC115950941 gene encoding protein FAR-RED IMPAIRED RESPONSE 1-like yields MEEEITSASRLVELNEHNSDNKMKDTVDLKNNELNEDNVENEKEETRKVEDKVEDPCVGMLFGSIDDIMEYFTRYGNKKGFAVVKRTSKKGNDGEVESLTIACNRAGKQQIKASTSLKAQPQSKTGCKAHFNIIQCLDGWILKSMELDHNHGLSPSKTQFYKCNRVLKPHVKRQLELNAKVGIKMNKSFNSLVVEARGHENLPFLEKDCRNHMDKFKHLELREGDAIAMNKYFLKMQADNSNFFYMMDFTEDGRLKNVF; encoded by the coding sequence ATGGAAGAAGAAATAACAAGTGCTTCTAGGCTTGTAGAGTTGAATGAGCACAATAGTGATAATAAAATGAAGGATACAGTGGATCTGAAAAATAATGAGTTGAATGAAGATAATGTTGAGAATGAAAAAGAGGAAACAAGAAAGGTAGAAGATAAAGTGGAGGATCCTTGTGTAGGAATGTTGTTTGGTTCCATTGATGATATCATGGAATATTTTACAAGGTATGGTAATAAAAAGGGTTTTGCAGTGGTTAAAAGAACATCTAAAAAGGGAAATGATGGGGAGGTGGAGTCTTTGACTATAGCTTGTAATCGTGCTGGAAAGCAACAGATTAAAGCTAGCACATCACTTAAAGCACAGCCACAATCGAAAACAGGTTGCAAAGCTCATTTTAATATCATTCAATGCTTAGATGGGTGGATATTGAAATCCATGGAACTTGACCATAACCATGGATTAAGTCCAagcaaaacccaattttataaATGCAACAGAGTATTAAAACCACATGTGAAAAGACAACTTGAGTTGAATGCCAAAGTTGGTATTAAAATGAACAAGAGTTTCAATTCATTGGTGGTTGAGGCAAGGGGGCATGAAAACTTGCCATTTCTAGAGAAAGATTGTAGAAACCACATGGATAAATTCAAGCATTTGGAGCTCAGGGAAGGAGATGCTATAGCAATGAATaagtactttttaaaaatgcaagCCGACAATTCTAATTTCTTTTACATGATGGATTTTACTGAAGATGGTCGATTAAAGAATGTATTTTAG